In the genome of Bradyrhizobium sp. CB3481, the window CCATTCCAGGCTGCGAAAGCCACGCAGATTGTCGAGCCTGCGATGAAACTCCTTGCCGAGAGAGACTTCATGGGGGCACCTCCGTTTTGGAGTGAGGATGTAAAGCGTAATCCTAAAGTTGAAATTTGGACATTCGCCAAATCAGCAGGGGACGCTTGGCATTAAGGATGGGGGGGGGGACGCGGATTTCCGGTGCTGGGCGCAGGCCAGCACCAGATTTCCAAAAAGAACATATTGCGAACATAGAACAAACGTGGTACGGATTTTCCCAGACAAAAATCGCATCAAAAAAGCCTCTCGCCGCCGTTTGTCCCGCTCGCGAATCCCCGCCATAAGGAGCACGTAAGATGTCCGCCACTGCCCTGCGTATCGTTGAAGGATCCTCCATGGATAAGACCAAGGCCCTGTCTGCCGCGCTCTCCCAGATCGAGCGCCAGTTCGGCAAGGGCTCGGTGATGAAGCTGGGCAAGAACGACCGCTCGATGGACGTCGAGACGGTCTCGAGCGGCTCGCTCGGGCTCGACATCGCGCTCGGCGTCGGCGGCTTGCCGAAGGGGCGGGTGGTCGAAATCTACGGGCCGGAATCGTCGGGCAAGACCACGCTGGCGCTGCATTGCGTCGCCGAGGGACAGAAGAAGGGCGGCATCTGCGCCTTCATCGACGCCGAACACGCGCTCGATCCGGTCTATGCCCGCAAGCTCGGCGTCAACATCGACGAGCTCCTGATCTCGCAGCCCGACACCGGCGAGCAGGCGCTCGAAATCTGCGACACCTTGGTGCGCTCCGGCGCGATCGATGTGCTGGTGGTCGATTCGGTGGCCGCGCTGGTGCCGAAGGCCGAACTCGAGGGCGAGATGGGCGATGCGCTGCCCGGCCTGCAGGCACGCCTGATGAGCCAGGCGCTGCGCAAGCTCACGGCGTCGATCAACAAGTCCAACACCATGGTGATCTTCATCAACCAGATCCGCATGAAGATCGGCGTGATGTACGGCTCGCCGGAAACCACCACCGGCGGCAATGCGCTGAAATTTTACGCCTCCGTCCGCCTCGACATCCGCCGCATCGGCGCGATCAAGGAGCGCGACGAGGTGGTCGGCAACACCACCCGCGTCAAGGTGGTGAAGAACAAGCTGGCGCCGCCCTTCAAGCAGGTCGAGTTCGACATCATGTATGGCGAGGGCGTCTCCAAGATGGGCGAGATCCTCGACCTCGGCGTCAAGGCCGGCCTGGTCGAGAAGTCCGGCGCCTGGTTCTCCTATGACAGTCAGCGGCTCGGGCAGGGACGCGAGAACGCCAAGGCTTTCCTCAAGGCCAACCCCGACATGACCGCCAAGATCGAGATGGCGATCCGCCAGAACTCCGGCCTGATCGCCGAACAGATTTTGGCCGGTCCCGCCGAGCGCGATGCCGACGGCGAGGAGCCTGGCGACGACGAATAAGTTTTAGAATCGCTTTGGGGGTTAAGGCCCGAAGCGTGACAGACGGGCGCTGCGGACGTTGAGTTGCCGACGTTCGCAGCGCCCGTTTTTGTTTTGCTCGTATTGGTACTCGCATGACGCGTCTGGTCCTGACGGCTGATTCCTCCAGTGCAGGTGGCATTGCATCGGCAGGTCACGCCGATCTGGCTGTGGCGATCGAGCTTCGGATGGTCTTTGGACCGCCGCGTTCCGATGCAGATCTTGCAGCGTTTTTGGCTCCACGAACAAACCAGCAGGCGGAGTCGCACTGGCTGGATTTCATGCCACCGCAGCGCCCGCAGAAATTCGGGATGAAAGACCTCGGATTGATCGAGGTCTGCCGGCGTTTCGAAACGGTCGAACTCTGGATGGACACCGAGCCGAATGCCCAACTGGTGCTGATCTGGCTGCTCGATCATCTCGGTGCACTAGCCAAAGACCTGGGCCTCACGCTGAGGCATGTGGATGCCTCTCTCGGCGAGATAGAACCGGAGCGCCTCGCCAAAATGAAGTTTATGGGCGTTGCGATTGGCGACCATCATCTCGAGATCGCAAACTTGGCGTGGCAGGCTTTTCGGGCGCCGGCGCCGCATGCGTGGTTCGATCTCCTGGCAAAGGATTTGAGCGTCCTGCCGCAGCTTCGGCACTGCGTTGTCGAAATGCTGGAAGAACTGCCGGGGCGCGCTACTGGGCTTGGTGCGTCGGAAATGCGGATGTTGGAGTTGATCTCGGCCGGCTATGTGCAGCCGTTCGACATATTTCCCCACTACCGGGAGCGCTTTCAGCGCCGCGTGTTCGGTTATTGGGAAGCGGGGGCTCTCCTGGAAGGGCTCGCGCTTGCCCCAGTGCCTGCTGTCTCGGGTCTCACAGAGTGGCCATTCTCGCTCGAGATGCACAACGAGCGCGAGCGCCTCGTGCGCTACAAGGAAAGTCGGCTGTCGCTCACTGCGCTCGGCAAGGCAATCTTGGCCGGCAGCGAAGATTTCAGCCGGCATAACCCAATCGACCGCTGGTGGGGTGGCACACATCTCACTAACGACCGGCTGTGGCGCTGGGATCCGGTCCTGCTGGTGCCGTAGACTGTAGGATGGGTAGAGCGGAGCGAAACCCATCATCGTGCGGCTTGCGCTATAATGGATGCGATGGGTTTCGCTCTGCTCTACCCATCCTACAAAGCTATTCCGCCGCCTGCGCGTAATCCTCAACCGGCGGGCACGAGCACACCAGATTGCGGTCGCCATAGACGTTGTCGACGCGTCCGACCGGGCTCCAGTACTTGTCCGTGCGCGAGATGCCATCGGGGAAACAACCCGTGGCCCGGCTATAGGGGCGATTCCATGCATCATCGACAATGTCGTGCACGGTGTGCGGGGCGTGGCGCAAGGGCGAGGCTTCGACCTTCCAGCGGCCGATCTCGATCTCCGTAATCTCGCTTCGGATCGCGATCATGGCGTCGCAGAAACGATCCAGCTCCGCCTTGGATTCCGATTCGGTCGGCTCGATCATCAGCGTGCCCGCCACCGGGAAGCTCATGGTCGGGGCGTGGAAGCCGTAGTCGATCAGGCGCTTTGCGATGTCGTCGACGGTGACGCCGGTGGTCGTTTTCAGTGCGCGCGGATCGACGATGCATTCATGCGCGACCCGGCCCTTGGCATTCCGGTACAGCACCGGGAAATGCGGATCGAGGCGGCTTGCGATGTAGTTGGCATTCAAAATCGCGACCTCGGTGGCGCGCTGCAAACCTTCGCCCGACATCATCAGGATGTAGATGTAGGAGATGGTCAGGATCGATGCCGAGCCGAACGGTGCGGCCGACACCGGCCCCACCGGATGCGCCGTCGCGCCGTCGGTTGCGGGATGGCCCGGCAGATAGGGCGCGAGATGTGCCTTGACGCCGATCGGGCCCATGCCCGGGCCGCCGCCGCCATGCGGAATGCAGAACGTCTTGTGCAAATTGAGGTGCGAGACGTCGGCGCCGTAGTCGCCGGGTCTGGAGAGGCCGACCTGCGCGTTCATGTTGGCGCCGTCGAGATAGACCTGGCCGCCATTGCTATGAACGATGTCGCAGATCTCGGTGATGTGCTCCTCGAACACGCCATGCGTCGAGGGATAGGTGATCATCACGGCGGCAAGGTTTTTGGAGTGCTTCTCCGCCTTGGCGCGGAGATCCTCGACATCGACATCGCCGCGCGCGTTGCAGGCGGTCACCACCACCTCCATGCCGGCCATATGCGCGGACGCCGGGTTGGTGCCGTGCGCGGAGGAGGGGATGAGGCAGATGTTGCGGTGCGGCTCGCCGCGCGCCGCATGATAGGCGCGGATCGCCAGCAGCCCGGCATATTCGCCCTGCGCGCCGGAATTCGGCTGCAGCGAGATCGCGTCATAGCCGGTGATGTCGCACAGCCATTGCTCGAGCCGCTGGAACAGCGCGTGATAGCCGGCGGCCTGCTCGCGCGGCGCGAACGGATGCAGCGAACCGAATTCCGGCCAGGTCAGCGGGATCATCTCGGTGGTGGCATTCAGCTTCATGGTGCAGGAGCCGAGCGGGATCATCGCGCGGTCGAGCGCGAGGTCGCGATCGCTGAGCTTGCGCATGTAGCGCAAGAGCTCGGTCTCGGAGCGGTGCGCGTGGAACACGGGATGGGTGAGGAAGGCGCTGTTGCGCTTCAGCTCCAGCGGCAGCGTCTCGCGCGCGGTCAGCTCGACCTCGGCATAGGCGAGCTTGCCGCCGAAGGCGCGCCACACCGCCTCAATGATCGCAGGCGTCGTGGTCTCGTCGATGGCGATGCCGAGGGTGCCTTCGTCAATTCCTTGGCCGATGCGAAGGTTGATCTTCTCGGCGAGCGCGCGGGCGACGATCTCGTCCTGCTTGCCGCCAGCGGCCACCGTGATCGTATCGAAGAACGCCGGCGAGGCCGGTGCAAAGCCGAGTTTTGCCAACCCCGCCGCAAGCACGACGGCGCGCCGGTGCACGGTGCGCGCGATATGCGCCAGCCCTTCCGGGCCGTGATAGATGGCGTACATCGAGGCGATCACGGCGAGCAGCACTTGCGCGGTGCAGATGTTCGAAGTGGCTTTCTCGCGGCGGATGTGCTGCTCGCGGGTCTGCAGCGCGAGGCGATAGGCCGGTGCACCCCGCGAATCCACTGAAAGCCCGACGATGCGGCCGGGCAGCGAGCGCTTCAGCGCATCGCGCACCGCCATATAGGCCGCGTGCGGGCCGCCATAGCCCATCGGCACGCCGAACCGCTGCGCCGAGCCGATCGCGATGTCGGCGCCGAGCTCGCTGGGGGAGGCGATCAGCGTGAGTGCCAAAAGATCAGCCGCCATGACGGCCAGCGCGCCCTTGGCGCGGAGCGCCGCGATCGCGGGCCGCAGGTCGCGCACGGCACCCGACGTGCCCGGATACTGCAAGAGCCCGCCGAATACGTCGGCCTTTTCGAGATCGCTGAGGGGATCGCCGACGATCACGGTCCAGCCGAGCGGCTCGGCGCGGGTGCGCACGACCGCCAGCGTCTGCGGATGCACCTCGCTATCGACAAAGAAAGCTTTGGTCTTCACCTGCGAGGCGCGTTCGGCGAGCGCCATCGCTTCGGCCGCGGCAGTGCCTTCATCGAGCAGCGAGGCGTTGGCGACGTCGAGCCCGGTGAGGTCGCAGATCATGGTCTGGAAGTTGAACAGCGCCTCCAGGCGGCCCTGGCTGATCTCCGGCTGATACGGCGTATAGGCCGTGTACCAGGCCGGATTCTCCAAAATGTTGCGCTGGATCACCGCCGGCAGGATCGTGCCGGAATAGCCTTGGCCGATCAGCGAGGTGAACACCTCGTTCTGCCCGGCCAGCTCGCGCATATGCGACAGCGCCTCGGTTTCGCTGAGCGCCGCTCCCAGATCGAGCGGCTTCTTCTGCCGGATCGAGGATGGCAGCGTCTGGCTCATCAATTCGGAGAGGCTGGCCGCGCCGACAGTTGTGAGCATCGCGCTGATGTCGCGAGGCGAGGGGCCGATATGGCGGCGCACGAAATCGGTGGCGGCTTCAGCGGTGGTTTTCAGCGGCGCGTTCATGATTATGTATCCTCAATATTGCTCGTCATGCCCCGCGAAGGCGGGGCGTCCAGTA includes:
- the gcvP gene encoding aminomethyl-transferring glycine dehydrogenase, with the translated sequence MNAPLKTTAEAATDFVRRHIGPSPRDISAMLTTVGAASLSELMSQTLPSSIRQKKPLDLGAALSETEALSHMRELAGQNEVFTSLIGQGYSGTILPAVIQRNILENPAWYTAYTPYQPEISQGRLEALFNFQTMICDLTGLDVANASLLDEGTAAAEAMALAERASQVKTKAFFVDSEVHPQTLAVVRTRAEPLGWTVIVGDPLSDLEKADVFGGLLQYPGTSGAVRDLRPAIAALRAKGALAVMAADLLALTLIASPSELGADIAIGSAQRFGVPMGYGGPHAAYMAVRDALKRSLPGRIVGLSVDSRGAPAYRLALQTREQHIRREKATSNICTAQVLLAVIASMYAIYHGPEGLAHIARTVHRRAVVLAAGLAKLGFAPASPAFFDTITVAAGGKQDEIVARALAEKINLRIGQGIDEGTLGIAIDETTTPAIIEAVWRAFGGKLAYAEVELTARETLPLELKRNSAFLTHPVFHAHRSETELLRYMRKLSDRDLALDRAMIPLGSCTMKLNATTEMIPLTWPEFGSLHPFAPREQAAGYHALFQRLEQWLCDITGYDAISLQPNSGAQGEYAGLLAIRAYHAARGEPHRNICLIPSSAHGTNPASAHMAGMEVVVTACNARGDVDVEDLRAKAEKHSKNLAAVMITYPSTHGVFEEHITEICDIVHSNGGQVYLDGANMNAQVGLSRPGDYGADVSHLNLHKTFCIPHGGGGPGMGPIGVKAHLAPYLPGHPATDGATAHPVGPVSAAPFGSASILTISYIYILMMSGEGLQRATEVAILNANYIASRLDPHFPVLYRNAKGRVAHECIVDPRALKTTTGVTVDDIAKRLIDYGFHAPTMSFPVAGTLMIEPTESESKAELDRFCDAMIAIRSEITEIEIGRWKVEASPLRHAPHTVHDIVDDAWNRPYSRATGCFPDGISRTDKYWSPVGRVDNVYGDRNLVCSCPPVEDYAQAAE
- the recA gene encoding recombinase RecA; amino-acid sequence: MSATALRIVEGSSMDKTKALSAALSQIERQFGKGSVMKLGKNDRSMDVETVSSGSLGLDIALGVGGLPKGRVVEIYGPESSGKTTLALHCVAEGQKKGGICAFIDAEHALDPVYARKLGVNIDELLISQPDTGEQALEICDTLVRSGAIDVLVVDSVAALVPKAELEGEMGDALPGLQARLMSQALRKLTASINKSNTMVIFINQIRMKIGVMYGSPETTTGGNALKFYASVRLDIRRIGAIKERDEVVGNTTRVKVVKNKLAPPFKQVEFDIMYGEGVSKMGEILDLGVKAGLVEKSGAWFSYDSQRLGQGRENAKAFLKANPDMTAKIEMAIRQNSGLIAEQILAGPAERDADGEEPGDDE